In Gammaproteobacteria bacterium (ex Lamellibrachia satsuma), a single genomic region encodes these proteins:
- a CDS encoding IS91 family transposase produces the protein MAESVTLQGLFTRYLADYTQQHPLDARRRQVCHHISDCRTATLGGLQLHCDHCGDDPIHYFSCRDRHCPQCQQRASQQWSEKQQQHLITTTYFHLVFTLPEGINGWVQLHPEVIYRLLFRSVWKTLKAFGADPKRLGGELGMVAILHTWGQSLIQHVHLHCLVPGGVLTGAGDWQAARSNYLFPVRALSRRYRGCLVSLLREAYVAGELPRVNAPGEPTITLDRLMQQEWVVYSRPGLSEPKQVLDYLARYTHRTAISNPRLLSMTDGVIRFRYKDYRDHDRMKVMALQVEEFIRRFLLHVLPKGLMRIRYYGFLANSCRTRKLSQIRTALATPDAAPDKAEQKEAPALFDGYLCSKCRQGMLRPIAELSPLRWEGG, from the coding sequence ATGGCTGAATCCGTGACCCTGCAAGGGCTATTCACTCGCTACCTGGCAGACTACACCCAGCAGCACCCCCTGGATGCCCGGCGTCGGCAAGTCTGCCACCACATCTCTGACTGCCGCACTGCCACCCTGGGCGGTCTGCAACTGCACTGTGATCACTGCGGGGATGACCCGATTCATTACTTCTCCTGCCGTGACCGGCATTGCCCCCAGTGTCAGCAACGCGCCAGTCAGCAGTGGAGCGAGAAACAGCAGCAACACCTGATAACGACAACCTACTTTCATCTGGTGTTCACCCTGCCCGAGGGCATTAATGGTTGGGTGCAGTTACATCCGGAGGTGATCTATCGGTTGCTGTTCCGCTCGGTCTGGAAGACGCTCAAGGCCTTTGGGGCGGATCCCAAACGACTGGGTGGTGAACTGGGCATGGTCGCTATCCTGCACACCTGGGGACAGAGTCTTATCCAACATGTTCACCTGCACTGCCTGGTACCCGGTGGCGTCTTGACTGGGGCCGGCGACTGGCAGGCGGCCAGGAGCAACTACCTGTTCCCCGTGCGCGCCTTGTCCCGGCGTTACCGGGGGTGCCTGGTAAGCTTGCTGCGTGAGGCCTATGTGGCAGGGGAACTGCCCAGAGTCAACGCTCCGGGTGAACCGACAATAACCCTGGACCGGTTGATGCAACAGGAGTGGGTGGTCTACAGCCGCCCGGGGTTGAGCGAACCCAAACAAGTGCTTGATTATCTGGCCCGTTATACCCACCGGACCGCCATCAGCAACCCTCGTTTGCTGTCGATGACGGACGGGGTCATCCGGTTCCGTTACAAGGACTATCGGGATCATGACCGAATGAAAGTCATGGCACTCCAGGTGGAGGAGTTTATCCGCCGGTTCCTGCTGCATGTACTGCCCAAGGGGCTGATGCGCATCCGCTATTATGGCTTTCTGGCCAACAGTTGCAGAACGCGCAAACTGTCACAGATCCGCACAGCCCTGGCGACGCCAGATGCAGCGCCCGACAAAGCGGAACAGAAGGAAGCCCCTGCTCTCTTTGATGGCTACCTCTGCTCCAAATGCCGCCAGGGCATGTTACGACCTATCGCAGAGCTGTCTCCCTTGAGATGGGAAGGAGGCTGA
- a CDS encoding site-specific integrase, with translation MTPLRQQMIDAMLVRGFSPRTHKSYLAAVADLAKYYHRPPDQISLEEIQAYFLYLVKERHLSDASCRLYLNGLRFLYLRVLDWRDFDVPIPHPKRVQRIPELLTHVEVARLIAACDNPKHRLLLMTCYGCGLRVSEVVAVKIRHIDGERHLLRVEQGKGAKDRHVILPHALLTRLRDYWRRYHPPKWLFPGQYPTQPLTVSTAQRVFLSAKRRVGIRKQGGIHSLRHAYATHQLAAGLPVHQLQYQLGHRNIQSTLRYVHWTPNYQEGKVATADLIARLEVDHG, from the coding sequence TTGACCCCATTACGCCAACAGATGATCGATGCCATGCTGGTGCGTGGCTTTTCACCCCGAACGCATAAGAGTTACCTGGCAGCCGTGGCCGACCTGGCCAAGTACTATCACCGTCCCCCGGACCAGATCAGTCTGGAAGAAATCCAGGCCTATTTTCTCTATCTGGTGAAGGAGCGCCACCTCTCGGATGCCAGCTGTCGGCTGTACCTGAATGGTCTGCGTTTTCTCTATCTTCGCGTGCTGGACTGGCGCGACTTTGACGTGCCTATCCCCCATCCGAAGCGTGTCCAACGCATTCCGGAACTGCTAACCCATGTGGAGGTGGCCCGATTGATTGCGGCCTGTGACAATCCAAAACATCGGTTGCTGCTAATGACCTGTTACGGCTGTGGCCTGCGGGTCAGCGAGGTGGTGGCAGTAAAGATCCGGCATATCGATGGTGAACGACACTTGCTGCGGGTGGAACAGGGCAAAGGGGCGAAAGACCGGCATGTGATTTTGCCGCACGCACTGTTGACTCGACTGCGTGACTACTGGCGGCGTTACCATCCACCGAAGTGGCTGTTTCCAGGACAGTATCCCACTCAACCGCTCACCGTCTCCACCGCCCAACGCGTCTTCCTATCAGCCAAGCGGCGTGTCGGCATCCGTAAACAGGGGGGTATCCACAGCCTGCGTCACGCCTATGCCACTCATCAGCTGGCAGCTGGCTTGCCGGTACATCAGTTGCAGTACCAACTGGGTCACCGCAATATCCAATCCACCCTGCGCTACGTCCACTGGACGCCCAACTATCAGGAAGGCAAGGTCGCCACCGCCGATCTGATTGCCCGGCTGGAGGTGGACCATGGCTGA
- a CDS encoding TfoX/Sxy family protein has protein sequence MSARQHYGKRLCDLKGLGKKSEQCLNEIGVYTRTDLEKIGAVGAFLKMRSECRVEPSLNFLYAMVGALEDKHWQKIAKEEKGRLLMELEGYKELEALLSRDG, from the coding sequence ATGAGCGCCCGACAGCACTATGGCAAAAGATTGTGTGACCTCAAAGGTTTGGGGAAAAAGTCAGAACAGTGCCTGAATGAAATCGGCGTCTATACAAGAACGGATCTGGAAAAAATTGGAGCCGTTGGTGCGTTTCTCAAAATGAGGAGTGAATGCCGTGTCGAGCCAAGTCTGAATTTTTTGTACGCAATGGTAGGCGCGCTGGAAGACAAGCACTGGCAAAAGATAGCAAAAGAAGAGAAGGGGCGGCTGTTAATGGAATTGGAGGGTTACAAAGAATTGGAGGCGCTGTTGAGTCGTGACGGTTAA
- a CDS encoding carbonic anhydrase family protein, protein MNMQSVIKFFALAAFLTLSLSLSARDTESYSGQTWSYSGETAPELWSTLSSAFSACGAGKSQSPVDIQNTIESEHLPLSFFYRTSILSIRRSNHGISLDMEPGGFMKMGGERIQLRSIDLHIPGEHTYLGSAADMEIQLNHVDSNGNPVIVAIPVNAGRRNNLMVKRIAHNLPQENGGRRYNRQIGINAVFLLPTNRSHILYNGSLTTPPCKEPARWVVFKNPIEIPDLQLRKFTDAIGYNARPVQPLNGRMIWTSIH, encoded by the coding sequence ATGAACATGCAATCAGTGATTAAATTTTTCGCCCTGGCAGCCTTTCTCACACTGTCGCTGAGTCTCAGTGCACGCGACACGGAATCATACTCAGGACAGACTTGGAGCTATAGTGGTGAGACGGCCCCGGAACTATGGAGCACTCTCTCCAGCGCGTTCAGCGCATGTGGGGCTGGGAAATCGCAATCGCCAGTGGATATCCAGAACACCATAGAATCCGAGCACCTGCCACTCTCTTTTTTCTACCGCACCAGCATCCTGTCCATTCGACGATCCAACCACGGTATTTCACTGGATATGGAACCCGGTGGATTCATGAAGATGGGTGGTGAACGTATCCAGTTGCGCAGTATTGATCTGCATATACCTGGTGAACATACCTACCTGGGCAGTGCTGCGGACATGGAGATTCAACTCAACCATGTCGACAGTAACGGCAACCCTGTGATAGTCGCGATTCCGGTAAACGCGGGCAGGCGCAACAATCTGATGGTCAAGCGAATCGCCCACAACCTGCCACAGGAAAATGGTGGCCGAAGATACAATCGCCAGATCGGCATCAACGCAGTCTTTCTGCTGCCGACCAATCGAAGTCATATACTCTACAATGGATCACTGACAACACCTCCCTGTAAAGAACCTGCTCGTTGGGTCGTCTTCAAAAACCCGATTGAGATACCCGATCTGCAGCTGCGAAAATTTACGGATGCTATCGGCTACAATGCCCGTCCCGTACAACCGCTGAATGGGCGTATGATCTGGACGAGCATTCATTAG
- a CDS encoding thioredoxin domain-containing protein, whose translation MMKRLIPTLLLWLLLGSTAFAATHTSYTVTRPMEIDQQLKAAYGTKGEDYKPRTEHLNPDGSPIYINRLILEDSPYLLQHAHNPVDWHAWGEQAFEKAKRENKPIFLSIGYSTCHWCHVMERESFENLQLAKILNEHFVAIKVDRESHPDVDEVYMTAVMLMTGHGGWPMSSFLTPEGKPFYGGTYFTPNQFGQLLSQIQQVWRDKKASVLDQADRIAEAVAAANNHKGVAKALDKTAVADALKTMLGSFDELQGGFSVAPKFPHEPWLLLLLQQAERSNDSAALEAAEVTLDAMARGGIYDQVGGGFHRYSTDNEWLVPHFEKMLYNQAHLARAYLHAWRLTGKEKYRRVVTQTLDYVMREMTSPNGGFYSATDADSEGEEGAFFIWTPAQIRDALAPEDANLAIDLYNITDSGNFEGKNILHLQSDLESYAEENKLDPAALLMQVDHINTVLRKVREGREHPLRDDKEVTAWNGMMITAFAQAADLLASKTYQEAAEQAGEFIWQQNRKAAGKLWRVHLDGKSSVAAAQEDYAYLSEALLYLYDLSGDKKLLQRAQETADAMVSRFSDQQNGGFFMNEEESNFSAMGRPKDSGTDSAIPSGSSVALKSLQMLWGRTGKLDYRTHANNLIGSFAAAIERHPNGYTYMLSAIDDLQHGELSARRYAAQGGIRLMGETRILKSDKQLLTITITIPEGWHINANQPLSTNLIATEVNLNDSTDQWSMGPVTYPEPALQQLAFQSDSLSVYAGVITLQAMLTPTSDPAALKTASIDVKLQACSDEVCLPPETLQLHIPTIPSI comes from the coding sequence ATGATGAAACGACTTATCCCAACCCTGCTGCTCTGGCTCTTGCTCGGCAGCACGGCTTTCGCTGCAACCCACACCAGCTACACGGTCACGAGGCCTATGGAAATCGATCAACAACTTAAAGCCGCCTACGGGACCAAGGGAGAGGATTACAAACCCCGCACAGAACACTTAAACCCAGACGGCTCACCAATCTATATCAACCGCCTGATTCTGGAAGACTCCCCCTATCTGCTGCAACATGCCCACAATCCGGTGGACTGGCATGCCTGGGGGGAACAAGCCTTTGAAAAGGCAAAACGTGAGAACAAGCCGATCTTTCTCTCCATCGGCTACTCCACCTGTCACTGGTGCCATGTGATGGAGCGGGAGAGTTTCGAGAACCTCCAGCTGGCCAAAATACTGAATGAGCATTTCGTGGCCATCAAGGTGGACCGGGAGAGCCATCCCGACGTAGACGAAGTCTACATGACCGCTGTGATGCTGATGACCGGCCACGGTGGCTGGCCGATGTCGAGTTTTCTCACACCGGAGGGTAAACCCTTCTATGGCGGCACCTATTTCACACCCAACCAGTTCGGGCAGCTGCTCTCACAGATTCAGCAGGTCTGGCGCGACAAAAAGGCCAGCGTCCTCGACCAGGCGGATCGCATAGCTGAAGCAGTAGCCGCAGCCAACAACCACAAGGGCGTAGCCAAGGCACTCGACAAGACCGCAGTCGCTGATGCGCTCAAAACGATGCTCGGCAGTTTTGATGAACTGCAGGGTGGCTTCAGCGTGGCACCAAAATTCCCCCACGAACCCTGGTTATTGTTGTTGCTGCAACAGGCGGAACGCAGTAATGATTCAGCAGCACTGGAGGCTGCGGAGGTCACCCTCGATGCGATGGCCCGGGGGGGGATCTACGATCAGGTTGGGGGCGGTTTTCACCGCTACTCCACTGACAACGAATGGCTGGTGCCGCACTTCGAAAAGATGCTCTACAACCAGGCTCATCTTGCTCGCGCCTACCTGCATGCATGGCGGCTCACAGGCAAGGAGAAATACCGTCGCGTGGTCACCCAGACTCTCGATTACGTCATGCGCGAGATGACCTCACCCAACGGCGGTTTCTACTCAGCCACCGACGCCGACAGTGAGGGTGAAGAGGGGGCCTTCTTCATCTGGACACCCGCGCAGATTCGTGACGCTTTGGCGCCGGAAGATGCCAACCTGGCAATCGATCTCTATAACATAACAGACAGTGGCAACTTCGAAGGAAAGAATATCCTCCATCTGCAGTCAGACCTGGAGAGTTATGCCGAAGAAAACAAGCTGGATCCTGCCGCCCTGCTGATGCAGGTCGATCATATCAACACGGTATTACGCAAGGTACGCGAAGGCCGGGAACATCCGCTAAGGGACGACAAAGAGGTCACCGCCTGGAACGGCATGATGATCACCGCCTTTGCACAGGCCGCCGACCTTCTTGCTTCAAAGACTTACCAGGAGGCCGCAGAACAGGCGGGGGAGTTTATCTGGCAGCAAAATCGCAAAGCTGCCGGCAAACTTTGGAGGGTACACCTCGACGGAAAGTCCTCGGTTGCCGCGGCACAGGAGGATTACGCCTATCTGTCTGAAGCACTGCTTTATCTCTACGACCTGAGCGGAGATAAAAAGTTGCTGCAACGGGCACAAGAGACCGCCGATGCCATGGTCAGCCGGTTTAGCGACCAACAAAACGGCGGCTTCTTTATGAATGAAGAGGAGAGCAACTTCAGCGCAATGGGACGTCCCAAGGACAGCGGCACCGACAGCGCCATTCCATCTGGTAGTTCAGTGGCCCTTAAGTCGCTACAGATGCTCTGGGGGCGAACCGGCAAGCTGGACTATCGCACTCACGCCAACAACCTTATCGGCAGTTTCGCAGCCGCCATTGAACGGCATCCCAACGGCTACACCTACATGTTGAGCGCCATCGATGATCTACAGCATGGGGAGTTGAGTGCCCGCCGATATGCCGCACAAGGCGGTATCCGTCTCATGGGCGAGACCAGGATTCTCAAAAGTGACAAACAACTGTTAACCATCACCATCACCATTCCTGAGGGCTGGCACATCAATGCCAATCAGCCTCTGAGCACGAATTTGATCGCCACTGAGGTCAACCTGAACGACAGCACCGACCAATGGAGCATGGGCCCCGTCACCTATCCTGAACCTGCGCTACAGCAGCTGGCTTTTCAAAGTGACTCGCTTTCCGTTTATGCAGGCGTGATTACACTTCAGGCGATGCTGACACCCACATCTGACCCAGCAGCACTCAAGACAGCATCCATCGATGTGAAATTACAGGCCTGCAGCGATGAGGTCTGCCTGCCGCCGGAGACACTGCAACTCCATATTCCCACCATTCCTTCAATCTGA
- a CDS encoding 1,6-anhydro-N-acetylmuramyl-L-alanine amidase: MKRYRTRGTPEMAIIDKEGRIRFQRFGSFDPASGAQLINKLLAGDPG; the protein is encoded by the coding sequence ATGAAACGATACCGCACCCGCGGCACACCGGAGATGGCCATCATCGACAAGGAGGGACGTATCCGCTTCCAGCGATTCGGCAGTTTTGATCCAGCCAGCGGCGCACAACTGATCAACAAATTGCTGGCCGGGGATCCCGGGTAA